From the genome of Planctomycetia bacterium:
GATACCCGACGGGACCTATGATCGAAGCCATGAACGAGCGCGACCCTCAACCGAACGATGCAACTCCGACCGAGCGCAAGCGTCCGCGCGTCTTCGTGCTGGGGGCGGGGAAGAAGGCGTCGATCGCGGCAGGTGCCGAGCGATTGCGCGAAGTCGTCGAGCGGCATACCGAAGTCGTGTTGTGGGACCTCGCGTTTCAAGCCGATCTGTCGAAGATCGAAGCCGAATGGGCGATCGTGTTCGGCGGCGACGGCTCGATCTTACGCGCCGCTTATCAGATGGGCTACCGGCAGTTTCCGATGCTCGGGGTGAACCTCGGCAAGCTCGGGTTCTTGGCCGACCTTGCGCCGAACGACTTGCCGGCAACGCTGCCGCGCCTTTGTAGCGGCGAGTTTCGCGTCGGCAAACATTTGATGTTCGAATGCACGCTCTTTCGCGACGACCGAGAAGTTTGGACCGAGCTGGGCTTGAACGAAACGGCCGTCGTCGCCGGGCCGCCGTTCGTCATCGTCGACATTCATCTCTACGTTGACGCGGAAATGGTGACGACCTATAGTTGCGACGGTTTGATCGTCAGTACGCCGGTCGGTTCGACGGCGCATAGTTTGTCGGCGGGCGGACCGATCTTGCGCAAAGATTTGAGCGCGTTCGTCATCTCGCCGATCAGTCCGCACACGCTCACGATGCGCCCGGTCGTCGACTCCGCCGATCGGACCTACGAACTGATCGTGCCGGAGCCGAACTCGGAGATGCATGTCGTGATCGATGGTCGCGACAAAGGATTGCTGGAGCCGGGAGATCGGCTGCGAATTCGGCGCGCGGAGCCTTGCTGCTTGTTGATCGAGCCGCCGGGCAACAGCTATTACCGAACATTGCGAGAAAAGCTCGGCTGGGGCGGACGCTTCCTGCCGAGCTCGGGATAGATTCAGAGAGCGGGATAGATCAAGAGAGATGGTCGACGCCGAGCAGGATGGCTCGGAGCAGAAACCGTATCGGGCGAAACGATACCACTCGAAAGGATGCGAGATGGCGACGAACGAATCAGCGGCGCGAACGCTTCGCGCAGCGTCCCGCAAAAATACGGTGCTTGGCATACTTACGGCGCTCAGCCTAGCATCGGCGATCGTCACGGCCGACGCTCAGCAACGCTCGAACCGCCGCACCACGACGACACCTGCCGCAGCGAAGCCGGCCGCTAAGCCTGCGACTCCGAAGCCCGCGCCGACAGCGAAGCCGGCCCCGGTTGCGAAAAAGCCACCGGTCGCCGCACCGTCCGTGCCTGCCCCTCTGCCGCCGGAGCCGAAGCGCGAGGTAGAAGAGAAGCTGAAGCCGATGAAGAGCGTCGAGCCTGCGGAACCGGCCCTGCTCGCGCCTCCCGCGGCGAAGCCCGAGGTTCCCACGACGGCTCCCCTTTCCGCCAACGCACCGACTGCCGTTGTACCTCAGGCTGCCGCACCGAAGCCCGTTGCGCCGCTTCCGCGCACGACGGAGCTGTTCGCGCCGCCGCCGATCGACGGCGTGACCGATAAGAACGAAAAGTATTTGTTGCGGTATCAATTCTCGGCCGGCGAAACGGTGCGCTGGGAAGTCGAACACAAAGCCAAGATCGCGACGACCGTCGAAGGGACTTCGCAAACGGCCGAGACTCTGACCCGCTCGGTGAAGGCGTGGAAAGTCGTCGGCACGCAGCCCGGCGGCGAGACGACGTTCATCCACGCGGTCGAGAGCATCGACATGCGGCAAAAGCTCACCGGTCGACAAGAGACCCACTACAACAGCCAAACCGACAAAGACGTGCCGCCGATGTTTAAGCAGGCGGCCACGCAAGTCGGCATCCCGCTCGCCGAGCTCACGATCGACACGCGCGGCAAAGTGCTTAAGCGCGTCGACGGCAAGACGCGCCCGGAAGGGGCCGTGATGACGGACATCACTCTCGTGCTGCCCGACAAGCCGCTCGGGATCGGCGAAAGCTGGTCGACGCCGATCGACATGACGGCGACCGACAAAGCCGAGGCGACGAAGATCATCAAGGCCCGCCGCAAGCTCACGCTCGAAAGCGTGGCGAACAACATCGCCGTGCTGAAGCATGAGACGCAGATTCTCTCGCCGCTCAACGATCCGGCGATCGAAGCGCAGGTCGTGCAGTCGGAACAGTCCGGCACGGTTCGCTTCGATCTGGCGCGCGGACGGATCTTGTCGATCCAGATGACGAACGATCGCGAAGTGTTCGGCTTTCAAGGAGACGCGAGCGTGATGCACGTCGAAGCGGCGTTCAGCGAACGCCTTTCGGACGCCGCCGCACCCGCCCCGGCGAAAGCCGTGCAGGCTCCGACGCCGGACGACAAAACCGCCGTCCGGCCCGAGCCGACGACGGTGAAATAGCCGCCGCGAACGGCGATCTCACGCCGAGCGCGTTGGCGAACATGTCGGCAAGCGTGGCCGGCGAGAGGTGGTTAAGTAGTTGTTTTGCAATGGTTTACGGACGGCGAGTCCGCGGAGTCGTCGATCCGGAAGTCGGTCCCCTGGCCGAACTCACCCCTGTTTGTTTAAGATGAGTCGTTTACGTCGTATCGGCAGCGGCATTCTCTGAGCATCACGTCTCCGAGCGAAGTCAGCCGCGTCGGCGATTACCGAAACAATACGTTTACGTCCCCCGCTCGCACCGGCGATGTCGGTCAAGGCGAGCCCCGAGGAGTTTGGGTCATGGCGAAGAGCAAGAAGAAGGTCGAAGTCATTCATCTCGTTTGCGAAGAGACGGGCGATTACAACTACACGATGCGTCGTAAGAG
Proteins encoded in this window:
- a CDS encoding NAD(+)/NADH kinase, which translates into the protein MNERDPQPNDATPTERKRPRVFVLGAGKKASIAAGAERLREVVERHTEVVLWDLAFQADLSKIEAEWAIVFGGDGSILRAAYQMGYRQFPMLGVNLGKLGFLADLAPNDLPATLPRLCSGEFRVGKHLMFECTLFRDDREVWTELGLNETAVVAGPPFVIVDIHLYVDAEMVTTYSCDGLIVSTPVGSTAHSLSAGGPILRKDLSAFVISPISPHTLTMRPVVDSADRTYELIVPEPNSEMHVVIDGRDKGLLEPGDRLRIRRAEPCCLLIEPPGNSYYRTLREKLGWGGRFLPSSG
- the rpmG gene encoding 50S ribosomal protein L33, giving the protein MAKSKKKVEVIHLVCEETGDYNYTMRRKSGGEKLKLLKYSPRLRKRTLHVEKKK